The following nucleotide sequence is from Tachyglossus aculeatus isolate mTacAcu1 chromosome 11, mTacAcu1.pri, whole genome shotgun sequence.
tctcccccacccctggcaGTGTCCACACGCGAGCGTTGACCCCGTGTCTCCCCACAGCTGGAGGACCTCCGCCTGACCGCCGGGACCCCACTGCTCCCCCCGGGCTCAGTCCCCACCTTCACCTCCACCTTCCAGCGCCGGGCTGGGGCCGTCCTGGTCCTGGACAACCTgcagggcttcctggaggtggtggcCCGCGTCCTGAACCAGCTCACCGACtcctgaccctcccctccccatcccttcccccctccccgtaTTTATGGGTATTTAATATTTATGTCTATTTAACCCTCGAGATATTTAAAGGCCGACGGGAGAGAGGCAGTTGGGAGCCTGGACTCCTgcatccctctcccccattcccggcctcggtttccccaccgACAGGGGAAAAGTCTCCTTGTCCCCCCCGCGTCAAGGACGTAAATACTAGGTATTGCTGTAATCGTCACCCCCGCGGTGCCGCCCTATGCCCCGGCCGTGCCCAGTGGCTCGGAGACGTCTCCCACGTGGGAGACGGGTCAAACCTGTTTAATATTTAAACTCTAGTGTTCCCCGGGTCTTCCGGACCCCCCGCCACTTGGCCCCGACTCCGGCTGAGCGGGTCTGGGGGGAGGAAATGTGGCACTAAGTCTCTCCAGGTGGGTCCCCATCACCTCTCCCGTCCCCTTCGCCGCCCTGAGGAGACCCGCCCAGCCGACCCCTTATCCTCACCATCCTCGCCCGAGTGGGACCATGAACCACGACGGGGTCAGGGCAAGGCCCTGGTGTCAACTCACAGTCTCTAGGCCCCAGGACAGGTGCCCAGTTGGAGCCAGTGAGACCGGACTCCCCGGGCCTTTCGGATGTTTTCCGGAGGAGAGGGGTCGCGGCCCTGCCGCCTGTCAACACCCCGTAGTCCCCAAACTCAAAAGTCGCCGGTTCGGTCGTCTTACTGAGCCCAGCATCTGCAGTATCTGTGGGCATTGTGGATTCTCAGGCTTAGCGAGGGCAGGGTGGACACTGACGCTTCCTTTGGGCCGTGGAAGGTGTTATTGATGATGGACTTTCACACTCCTTTTATTTATTCCTCTAGTCCCTCTTGCCTGCTCTTGCTGTTACAAGTTGTATGTGAatttttcctcctgccctcaggccaCCTGTCTTCCGGCttgccttcccccactaagctccTCGAGGAAGGGAGTCTGTGGCTTCTGCTTTAATTGTATGCTCCCCTGGGCCTAGtagcatgctttgcacacagtaggcgtccaGTTTAGCACTCCTCAcgcacagtaggtgtttaataaatgaatgaatgaatgttgcaactAATCGTCGTTATTAGTGGTGATTGGTGGTTTAGGGCTGAAGCTCCCATCCTGGCCTACTCCTGTTTCCCCAGAGCAGATGGGATATTCCCACCCGTAGCCTGTTTTCTGTCAAGcgggtgggggtgaagggggggctggtccccatttttcaggattttttttaatggtatttaagtgcttcctctgcgCTAGAgtagaacaagttaatcaggttggacacagtccatgtctcacattatttatttatggtatttgttaagcccttattatgtgagccccacatggactggggccaacttgattaatttgtatctacctcagtgcttaggacagtgcctggcacatagtgagtgcttaataccattaaaaaaaagaattgcgCGCACATGTCTCATGAGGGTGGGGAAGAAACTGCAGCATGGCTGGACCAGTGTGAAAGTGTGAGCAAAGATTGAGGGATGGCTACTGGATGTAGAACGCTGTATTGGACACCTGTTGTGGACAGATGGGCTCTCCCAGCTGGCTGCTGGGaaaggagcactgtaccaggtggctAGTGAGTTTTTAGAGTGGCTTAGCCCAGACAGGTGCCCCCAGGCTGGGACTTATTTCTTCATAAGCTCCCTGGGGACCCCTCCCAGAAGGGGCTACAGTCTGGGCTCCCTTAAACTTCAGTTGGCTAGCTGGGGAGGCCAGGAGCCCTCCAGTCCTCAGACCACCCCTGtttgctctctgtgggcagggaatgtggctttaatgttgtattgtactcttcccaagtgcttagtacggtgctctgtccgcaggaagtgctcaataaatatgatggaatgaatgaatgggtggtccCTGCCCAGGCTACCAGGGTAGGTCAATTGGGGTGGCCGGTGGGGGACGGATGGTCGGGAATCTCCCCACTTCTGGGTCTTGATCTACACCGGCTGGAAGCCCAGGGCCGGGTCCTGGCTGGGACATAGCAAGGGGGGACTTgaaggtggggtggtggggagagacaaggggagacTCTGGGTGTGTCTATCTCTTGCCGGCTGCCTCTgcccacctctcccacccccatccccgccactGGACTGAGCTGTTCACACAGCTATAGTCTGGACCCCTCCTGCTGTCCCCAGACCAAGCCCGGCCCTGCTTCCCTACCCTCTCCCCACTGTCCCCGTGGTTCTCCGCCTGGGCGAGCCTCGgaccctctgtctcccctcaccccaacgatgtcccccacccccggggcgctgaagactttttagactgtgagcccactgttgggtagggactgtctctatatgttgccaacttgtacttcccaagtgcttagtgcagtgctctgcacacagtaagtgctcaataaatacgattgattgattgactgaaggatggTAGGACCAGCGGGCCATttgggaaaggtggggagggttcAGCCTTTGCACACTGAAAGACATCAGAGGTGAAGGGcctatgcttagagaagcagcgtggaaagagagcgggcttgagagtccgaggtcatgggttccaatcccagctccgccacttgtctactgcgtgactttgggcaagtcacttcacttctctgggcctcagttacctcatctggaaaatgaggatgaagactgtgagccctccgtgggacaacctgatcacctcgtaaccttcccggtgcttagaacagtgctttacatgtagtaagcgcttaataaatgccatcattattattacgttgtatccccccagtgcttagaacagtgcttggcacatagtaagcgcttaataaatgccattattattattattgaggggagaaagagttctctccctgcccttgcccttgTCTTAGGATCCCTTCAGGGCAACTACTTCTTCTCTGGCCAGGCCTCCCGCTGCTGCTCTGGCCGGCCcggcccggtgcttagaacagtgctttgcacatagtaagcgcttaagaagtgccatcattattattaccttgtatccccccagtgcttagaacagtgcttggcatatagtaagcacttaacaaatgccattattattattactgagaggagaaagagttctctccctgcccttgcccttgTCCTAGGATCCCGTCAGGGCAACTACTTCTTCTCCGGCCCCTCTGGCCACCTTTCCGGCTGCCCACCTGCCCAAGGGCTTGGAACAGGCCAGGAAGATCCATAGGATGCCAAGGGCCTGCAGCAGAGACTGGcaagagacacaggaggcaggggcagagagatattaagctattagtacagtgctctgcatatagtaagcgctcaataaatatgattgatgatattaagGGGTGGGGAGATCAGACAGGCAGGCTGAGACACGGGGGAGAAATAGAGAATCAGGCATAGCGAAAGAGTCTAGCCTAGCCCCAGAGGTTCAGCTGGGGGTTAGGGGGAATgtgaggggtgagggagaggccTCTCCCTAATTCACCAGCCACTGCCTGTGCCACCCCGAGGAGCAGGAGCTGATGTGGCATTATCTGGGCATCGCACAAACCTTGGTGAACCACTGCCCCAGCAGGGACCTGCAGCTGGTgagtagggtaataataataataataataataataataataatggcatttattaagtgcttactatgtgcaaaacactgttctaagtgctgatcaggtttgccccatggggggctcacagtcttaatccacattttacagatgaggtagggagGGGCCTTGGGTGTgactctgtgtgtttgtgtgtgcatgtcggggggcggggagggcctttggtgagggtgtgtgtgtgtgtatgggggtgtGTGTCTGGGGAATTTGGTGAGGGTGTGAATGTGTGTCTGGAGACTTTGGTGAGGGTGTGTCTTTGTGTCTGGGGACtttggggagggtgtgtgtgcgtTGGCATGCCTGTGCCCGCGATCCTTGGGATGAACaactgggttagagaagcagcgtggctcagttgaaagagcccaggctttggagtctgaggtcgtgggttcaaatcccagctccaccagctgtcagctgggtgactttgggcaagtcacttctctgtgcctgttacctcatctgtaaaatggggatgaagactgtgagcccccccgtgggaaaacctgatcaccttgtaacctccccagtgcttagaacagtgctttgcacttagcacttaataaatgccatcattattactattattattattaccttcctctccccccaccatccccctcgccctacctccttcccctccccacagcgcctgtatatatgtttgtacagattcattactctattttacttgtacatatttactatttattttactttattaatgtttttgctgtctgtctcccccttctagactgtgagaccgctgttgggtagggaccatctctctatgttgccaacttgaacttcccaagcgcttagtacagtgctctgcacacagtaagcgctctataaatacgattgaatgaatgaatgaattacctcagAGCCATCGGGATGATGGGGCAGAGTTGGGGATCTGGACACCTGGATGTTGGGAATGTGCTTCAGCTTCCCTTGTCCTCTTCGGGCtaagggtggggggctgggagccccccagCCAAGATCTTCTTCATGCCgctgccccctctttccccttcaggCCCCGCCTGAGGCAGCTTGCCAGGGGGTTGCGGTTGTGCCAGACtcagttggagggccaggagggCATCTCCTCTCAGCTGGCACTTGGCCGAGACACCCTGCAGCCGGACGTCACGGACTTTGCCAGCAACAACTGGCAGCAGCCTGTGGgcaccctccctcaccctcagCACCTGGCAACGGGTGGTCCCCTCTCACACATCTGAAAACAGGTGGGACCCCATTCCCAACCTTGAGGATCTGGCTGCAGGGGGTCCAATTTTCCCTCCCCCAAGTCTGGAGCCAGTTGATGCTAGGCCTTTCCAACATCTGGCAAGAGGGaggcccctcttcctcctcctcctcctcccatctggaAGCAAGGgggccccttccccatctccatcttccCTGGTCCTGGAGTTCCTGGGAAATAAGGGCAGAGACAGCAGACCCTTGGGGCGAGGGGAACCAGgggtcctccttttcccctcgcccccatcccccacgccaagagaagcagtgtggctcaatggaaagagcccgggcttgggagtcagtggtcgtgggttcaattcccaactcagccaattgtcagctgtgtgattttgggccagtcgcttaacttctctgtgcctccgttaccttatctgtaaaatggggataaagacggtgagccccacatgggacgatctgatcaccttgtatcctccccagcgcttagaatggcgctttgcacatagtaagcgcttaacaaataccatcattattattattaaggttgggaAAAGGtgggttccccccacctcctgcAGTGTCCACATGCGAGTGTTGACCacgctccctccccccaaccccaaccaccATCCCCACCTTCGCCTCCGCTTCTAGCGCCGGACCGGCGCCATCCTGGTCCTGGACAACCTgcagggcttcctggaggtggtggcCCACGCCCTGAACCGGCTTTCCtactccttgaccctctcctccccactcaaccccttcccccctccccatattTATGGGTATTTAGTATTTATATCTATTTAACCCTCAAGATATTTAAAGACCGATGGAAGAGAGGCAGCTGGGAACGTGGACTCCTGGGCCCCAGTCCCACCTCAGTTTGCCCATCTCTAGTCTTCCCTTCCTTTTACAGAACCCCAAGCTGAAGCCAGCCCGGGTCAACACCGGGGAAGCCCAGGAAGACGTTCAACGAGTCAAGTTTCAGGATACTCCGCTGCGAAAGGGGCTCCAACTTTAAAGGTGGGCACCGCCAGGCGGGATAGCTAAAAACGCAAGGGCGAGCAAGGCCAAGAAATTTCTCAAAAGCCCTCTGAGCTTTGGCCCCTCTACAGCTGGCCCAGGCCCCTACCATCCCCGGGCCAGATGGGCACGTGGACCCCTGGTGATCCTGGCAACTACTAAAGACTTCAAGGAGTCTGCCCCagcccagcagcagcagtggaggcagagaagcagtgtggctcagtggaaggagtcagaggtcgtgggttctaattccgaccctgccacttgtcagctgggtgactttggacaagtaacttctctgggcctcagttacctcatctggaaaacgggattaagactgtgagcccctcgtgggacaacctgatcaccttgtattcccccccctccccacagcgcttagaacagtactcggcacatagtaagtgcttaacaaatgtcatcactattattattattattatttaatttggaGGGTGATGCCTTGTACTAAGAGCAGtgggaataatggtatttaagtgcatactatgtgccaggcactgtactaagcgctggggtggatacaagcaaatcgagttggacacagtcccctgtcccaggtggggctcacagtctcaatccccactttatcatcatcatcctcaatcgtatttattgagcgcttaccgtgtgcagagcactgtactaagcgcttgggaagtacaagttggcaacatatagagaattacctcattttacagatgaggtaactgagtcacagagaagtgatttacccaaaggtcacccagcagacaagtagcggagcagggattagaacccatgaccttctgtctcccgggcccagcctctttccactaggcctcactgcctccagAGAACAGAGTCCTGACATAGGGGTGTCTTGCCCACAAGGCTGGGGGGTCTGATCCAGGACCCCAGAAGGCCTGAACCGCTTTTAGCAGATGTGCATATGTGcactctgtgtgtctgtgtgtttgtgtgtctcccATGGTTCTGGGTAACTGCATCTGTGTAATTGCCAATGTGTCCCCAGATAACCCTGAATGTgggcgagagagagagtgtgtgtgtgtgaaagactgTGTCTGTAAATGAGTCTGTCTATGCCATACACACAGTTCTCTTATAAAGCAGGGGGCTTTACAATCCACGGGTGCCCAACCCCTGCTTTGCCCACCAAATGTGTGCTTTCCATGCAAATGTGCGGGACTGCTCCGGTGCGCACCTGTTTGGCTGGCTAACTGTTTTTACCTAATTTTGAAAACTGCCTGCGGGACAGGGTGTTTGGAACAATGGGTGTCTTTGATGTGAGTCCACGTCCTTGGAATTGGGTGAGTGTCACTATgtaattgtgtatgtgtgtacatgtgtgcccGTGAGTGCATTTTGTCTGCGACTCGTTGACAGCGTTTGAGAATGTTGTCGGCCGCAGAGTAACAATGGATGTCTCTGTCCGTGGAAGtgggtgtgcgtttgtgtgtgcgtgtgaaggTTTGTGGAGCTGAGGGGCTTCGGGGTTGTCCTCCTTCTCCATGGAGCTCTGGGGTCTTGAGGGAAGGTGAGTTGGGGTGCATGTCGGGTCGGGGGGGTTGAGTGTATTTCCATGTAGCTGCGGCGCCTGggaatcctccccctcctcacccatgGAGCTTTGGGATCTTGGAAGTAGCCACTCCCACCGTGATGCTAGCCTTTGTTGGGAGAAGCGCTGGAGCCACGTTACAACTCAGGGGAGCCATGGCCATTAGTCTCCAGCTTCTTCGCTGGGCAGCGAGGGGCCTCCACCAGACAGTGGGGTGCTCTCCCGGAGGGCAGTGTGGTCTGACGGTTTTTCCTGAGGGGTCCGTTCCCTCACCTCCTGCCTCAGTAACCCCTGTCAGTTTCCCCTTAGACCGGCAGCCCCCCGAGGGCCACGGTCCAGGTCTGAGCCAGTGCCCCAAACTCGTGCCCGAAGCTCGAGTGATCACAAGGCAGGGCATATAGTGAACGCTTGCCCAACGGCATCCATCGCTGCATATCCCGGGCAGGTCTGGGTAACAGCGTGTCTGGTACGCGGTGAGCATGGACGGGGTGTGCCCGGAGGGACGAAGGTGGAGCCTGGGGTCGGAAGGAGACTCCAGGCCTGGCTGAGGCCCTGCATGGAGCAAttggttcaataataataacaataaagacagcatttaagtgcttactatgtgccagacgctgttctaagcactggggtagattcaaagttattaggttggacacagcctgtgtcccataaagcagcgtgactcagtggaaagattacgagcttgggagtcagaggtcatgggttctaatcccagctctgccacttgtcagctgggtgactctgggcaagtcacttctctgtgcctcagttacctcatctgtaaaactgctcccatgtgggacaacctgtacccccccagcacttagagcggtgcttcatcatcatcaatcgtatttattgagtgcttattatgtgcagagcactgtactaagcgcttgggaagtacaaattggcaacatatagagacagtccctacccaacagtgggctcacagtctaaaagggggagacagagaacaaaaccaaacatactaacgaaataaatagaatagatatgtacaaataaaatagagtaaaaaatatgtac
It contains:
- the LOC119934671 gene encoding granulocyte colony-stimulating factor-like — encoded protein: MNHDGDPVRATTSSPAPLATFPAAHLPKGLEQARKIHRMPRACSRDCHCLCHPEEQELMWHYLGIAQTLVNHCPSRDLQLGPRLRQLARGLRLCQTQLEGQEGISSQLALGRDTLQPDVTDFASNNWQQPRRTGAILVLDNLQGFLELAQAPTIPGPDGHVDPW